The following is a genomic window from Dehalococcoidia bacterium.
GCGCACTCCCATCCGTGCCAATGCATCTAAGATTCCTACCTTCCTTCGCAATGCCGATAATCGGGTCCCCTGTGCCACATGCGCAATCCAGGATATTCTGAATGCCCTTTTCTTTACATAGAGTTAATAAATGAGCTGCCAACTGTGGCGAATATGGACCTGGCTTTGTACCCATTGCCGCATACATCAAGTCGTACCATTTTGATAGCTTGTCGTACTGCGTAATAAGCATGTTCTGGTCAATACTCATATGCTCATCCTATTTCTTGTCTAACAAACTAAGCACCCTTGCTCACGGGCAGGTTTCGGCACGAGGTATTTCCCGTAATGAAAAACGCCCAATCCGGGGATTCCTTCTATCGTCCTCAAGGTGTCCAGAATGCTAAAAACGGCGTTGCTATCTATCTCGAAATGGCCCGCACGGAGTAGTTCACTTTTTATTATTCCCTCTGGAATGCCTCCAGTACCGTGTGCGAAGTGTTCTCCAAGCCAGAATAATATCGGTAGCTCTCGGCTTTCCCATTCCGTGAACGATTCAAAAACGTCTTCCGCGAATCTGCCTTCCCTAACACCGCTCAGGGAGTGCACCGTCCCAGGGTAAACGACATGTAGTTGAGGGAATATCGTGATGCGTCTGTCATGATTGACAGCCAGAGAACCGAGGCGTTCGAGGACGCTTAGGGTATGGCGTTGATGCTCAGTTGTTTCCCCTGGGATTCCAAACTGCATGTTTAGGTAGCAGTCAACTCCAGCCGCTAAAAGCGATGGGATAACCTGATTCATTAACTGACGCAGATACTTATCTGGTTGGGCAGTCTTATTGAGGTATGCAAGGTGGTCTGGGTTAAAAGACTCGACTCCAATGTACACGGCATCGCAACCCGCTTTAGCCATGAGGCCAATAGTGCCGGTCCGTACGAGGGATTCCACGCGAGTCTGGCAATCCCAAGCGAAGGCTCCGTTACGTCTCTCCTTAACAGCGGCAAGAGCCGAGCAAAGGTCCCGAGTCCTTTTGGGAGAGTGCGCGAAAAAATTATCCTCAATGGCAATTCTCGAGAAGCCCATTTCGAGCAAGGCGTCAATGTCACGGATAACGGCCGGAATGCTCTTTGCTCGTATGCGGTCATTGCCAACAGCGCAGAAAGCGCATTGGAGAGGGCAGCCTCGGGCGGATACGTAGGTAACGTGATCAAACTTCCCGGGCGTACCTATCAGCCCGTTGTCTCCGTAAGTGATGGGAATCGAATCTAACTCAGCCTGTGTCAGTTGGTCCGCAGTCTGTGTACGGTGGACTTCTCCATTCAGGCAAAACGCTAAGCTTGAGACAGTATCGATAGCGGGATATTTCTCTATCAACTCGCAGAGAGGTCGTTCGCCTTCTCCCACAACGATAAGATCAATTATGTCGTTGTGTCGAGCGAGGATAGTTTTGTAATCAGCACTCGCATGGTGCCCGCCGAGGACGACACATGTTTTCGGATGCCGATTCTTGAGTATTTGGGAGATTTTCAGAGCCGATTGGTAGCTCGCTGTGGTCGCTGTGATACCGACAAAAACCCTATCTCGCTGGGTCTGAGATAAGGTTTTATCAAGAATGCAACTCACGCTGTCAAGAGATTGCTCACTGAGGTCGATTATCTCGACGTGCACCGCAGGCAGTCGTGCCACGACATAGTTGGCAAGGCTGATCAATCCAGCGGCGAAGCCGCTCAGCAGTCCGAGCTGGGGTGGCATTATCAATAAAAGGGTTGTCCGATCTCTGTTCATGTGTCCGTTCCATACGCTCGAGTTCTCACACCATTGGGCCAAAGCAACCAGCGTGCCACACCACGTGGACCGCATAAAGCGCCACTTTTCAACGGGTTAGGAAATATGAGGGTCAAGGTGTCAACAGAGAGTTCACGTCTTATCACGTGACCTCGCGTGACCCATAAGTCCCATAAATGTCCCATACTTCCGTCCGCCGAAAAGGGATCGTGGAAGTGGCCAGGGCTGGTCAGCCAATCGCAGAAGATACATCCCTTGCTCACTTCCGGCCTGCCAGCACATAGTGCGCGCCTCGTTTCGCGCCAATCCGATCCAGAACACCTTTCTCCACGAGTCCGTCGAGGTCTCTCGCGGCTGTTTTCCGGGCAACCCCCACCAGGTCCTGATATTCCGAATTCGTTATCTTGCCCGCTTTCTTGACATGCTGAACAGCTTCCCTCTGGCGGTCAGTTATGTCGAGCTTGTTAAGGGCATCTTCGGTCAGCCAGTCGCGCCAAAGGGTCACGACAAACTGATTTCCACGCTGTGCAAACTCGGGAGCGGGCAGGTTTGCTTCATGGAAAAGCCGGATTACATCCAAAGTGCCAGTACCCAGACTTTCGATATAATGGGCCAGGTAAAGCGGCCGTGCGATGAGCGGGTTTGCGGGCTCTGATGAGTGGGGTTTCGTCAGGTGTTCTGGAGTCAGCCCCTTTGGCAAGCGACCGGGATTGGAGACCTCAATCCGGTCGGAAAAGACGAAAACCTGCACGGATGCGCTTGACGTGTAATCGCGGTGAGCCACGGCGTTGACGATGATTTCCGCGACAGCCTCTTTCGGCACCTCGTATTTGACAGGCGCTCGGGCTCCGGATTTACGTGTGCCGACAGTTCTGTCGAGTTTTCCCATTACGAAATCCACCGCGCTGTCTACTTGGTCGAAAAGAGTTCCTTCAAATACCTGATGAGACGGAATCGGTTTAGCTACTTCCAACCCATGAAAAAGGGCGCACTTGACGACCGCTGAAGTTGCACATTTCTGGGGGTCGCGTGAAAATAGCAGCACGGCAGCGTTCGAGAGCTTGCCATCCTCTAATATCTTCAAGTGGGTCAGCGTTTGCTCCGGCGATGCCGTCGTCGACAGGTTTAGGTTCCGCTCCTGCCGAGCCGTCCTCAAGAACCATCTGATTTTCTCAGTCGACACATCGCTGAGTGTGGCACCAGGACACACGGCAGCATCAAAAGGCTTGTTCTGAATGATGCATCGGTCCTCAAGGTATTCGATAAGGCTGTTGTAAACGAGTGAAGTAAGATCTGCCGAGCTGGAAAATCGCTTATATGTCAGTTGGTTCTTGGCCTTGGTGGTCAGAGCCTCCATCTTGGGATGTAGCTTTCCATTTCCTACGTTTCTCAGAAATATCAACCGATGCTTTGACAGGTCGGTTGCGAGGTTGAACTCTCGTTCGGTCGGAGAGATGCCATCCTTCGGGTCCTCCCAACCGTATTCCTTGGCATACAAGGCCAGAAATATGGAGCATTCATCGACCTTGTCGAGATACAGATTGTCTGGACGGCGATCTTTGGCAGGCAGATCTTCAAATAGGAACACATCAAAATAGCGCGAAAAAAGGCGATTCCCCAGGATGAAGTCCCTGAGAACCTTGCGCTCATCGGCAAGCTCTTTCTGCACGCTACTAATAAAGATCAGTTCCTTCATGCATGGCCTTTCTGATAAGGAGATTCCAACTCCCCCGCGAGCTGGTTGAGCTCTTCCTGGGCCTTCTGCAGAATCAGGGCCGCGCACTCCATGCAATAGTTGTTCTTCGACATGTTCTCTTTGATGACCAGACACTTGTCGCCCTGGCAGATCTCGTGCTCCTGGTTTCGCGAGCAGTGCCTCCGCCGTTGGGCGGTCTCAAAGCAGGCGGACATGAGAAGGCGTTTCAGCTTGGGCATCGGTCATCTCCTTGAAAGGCGCTCCTGGATTTGGGCCTGGACGGAGTCCCCGATCTGGTCAATCTGGTCCAGGACCTCTTCCAACCGCTCCAGCGGAATCTCTCCGCGGGTGCCCCCTTCGGATTCGAGCCGCTCGTTGACGGCCCCGTTCACGATCATGATGACAGCCGCGTAGTTGTTGGCGCTTCGCAGTTCGGGGTAGGCCATCACGATGTTGCGCCCGTTGATGGACGCGCCGAGAGCGTTCAGAATCCTGCTGGCCAGGGCCCGGGAACGTTCATTGAGCCTTCGGCGGGCTTCCTGGCGACGACGCTGGGGCGTGACCGGTATCTCCCGGGGCTCCATGTTCTCTCTGGTCCGGGCCTGGATGAGGCGCTGGCGGAGGTTTTCGCGGGACAACCCAAGGGCCTCGGGATCGAGACCGCGTCTCCGGAACTCCTCGACGAGGTCGTCGATCACCGCGTCATCCATCGGGTCGAGGTATTCCTGCTCGATGAAGTGGCTGATGATCTCGTTTTGAACCACCATGTCCGGCGTCAGGCGTCGCCGTCGGCCGGGTTCATCGGCCGGAGGACGCTCGTCACCCGCTTCAAGCCAACCTTGAATAAGGTTCTGGTCTTCCTGATCGATCCTCCTGAAATCATCCCAATGGCGGTCGATGTTCAGTCCCACATGGGAGACCGCCACGCCACGGTTGTCCGGGTGCTGGGGATTGTTCTGGTGGATCACCCGCATGACCCTGCCGATGAACTGGACATAGGGCGACAGCGAGCGGAAGGGCTGGAAGATCGCGGCCACGCTCAGGTTGGGGTGGTCAAACCCCTCGCCGAGCATCCGGACCTGGACGATGCAATCGATCCGGCCGCGCCGGAGGTCTTGGAGCACGTCCTCAATCTCGTCCGCCGGCATGTTACTGTGGATTTCACGCGCTTGCAGGCCACGCTCCGCGTAAAGGGAACGCACCTGGCGGGAGTGGTCCACCGAACAGGCAACGGCGATCATTTGATGAAAGGTCCCGGTTTCCCGGAGATGCTGAAGCCACTGGATGCTGGCGTCAACGATTGACCGGTTGCACTCGGGCGCGAGAGCCACGCCCCGACTGAACCATTCCTCGTCCCGGAGTTGAAGGACCTCCTCGAGGGTGTGCTGCCTGGCATCCCCGCGATAGGTGAAGGAGATCTCCTGGGGCGCGACGTTCACGGCGGTGATCTGCTTGATATACCCACGCACCATGGCGGTCCGGAATGGATAGGCATAAACCCGCTCGCCAGAGATCTCGCGTCCGTCGCCTCTGAAGGGGGTGGCAGTGAGGCTTACGACCTTGGCGTTGGGGAACCGCTCAAAGACGCGTTCCCAACTTCTGGCCACGTTGTGGTGCCCCTCGTCGACCAGGACCAGGTCGAAAAAATCATCCGGGAAGGCGGGAAGCCAGCGGTCCGCCCGGCTGGCCAATTGCTGGATGTTGGTAACCACGATATGCGAGTTCTCGCAGTCGTGGATGTTTGCGTCCTGGCCATCCAAGACGGCCGTGAAGGGACCATGACTCACGTCGGTCAACACGCGCGTGGAGGTCCAAAAGCACTCGCGCCCAGCGACGTCGAACGCCGTGGAGATGCCTCGTCGAATCTCAAGGTTCGGCGCGATCACCAGGACCCGACCCTGGGCGGTCTCAAAAGGCAACAGGGCCATGAGGCCGGTCTTGCCGCAGCCCACCGGAATCTGGAGGATGGCGTGTTCAGAGCTGTTCCGGAAATGTTGGCGCGTGCGAAACCATCCCTCGACCTGGGGATCGCGCAGGTCAGGGTTGCCCTGGATAAACGCTCGGGTATCGTTGAAAAACCGTGCTATTTCTTCATTTGTCATTGGCGGCTTCAGCCTCCTCCCGGATCTTCTCGTAGACCTCCTTGAGGAGGTGTTGGCTGACAGCCTCTCGGAATTGATCCTCGTTCATGAATTTTGCCGTGATCTCCTCGTTCTGCTCCATGCGGTCGATAAAAAGGCCCTCCAATGCCTTGCGGAAGACGTAGCCGAAGTTCTCCATTGTGTTAGCGAGCGCGGCTTGACGGAGGCTGCTGTCGGCCACGGCGTCCTCGCGTATCGATTCGAAAAACAATTGGTCGCCCGGCTTGAACTCCGTTCCGAACCGCTCGTTGAGAAGGTCGATGAGCTTGGACAGCTCGATCTCATCACCTCGAGCGACGCCGGTGCCCACAGACGTCGGCCCCGATACCTCGTATCGGGCTCCTGGCTCCATGACGATGGAGCCCTCACCGATCTTTTGCAAACGGTAAAACTTGAGCGCCACGTCATCATCAAAGTTGTAGATCGGTCCCCGGTTATCTCTCGGCAGTTTGGTAAGCAGAAACCGGACGTATGAGTACAGCTTTTCCAAATCGGAGTCCTGGAAGGGGATCACCTGCGACATGAAAGAATAAAGGTTTCTGAAAGCGACCAGCGTCTTCCGAAACTCCTCCCGGACCTCTTCCTCAAGTCCGTTGTAACGATTCACGGCCGGATCAATGCATGCGTTCATCCTGGCGTGGTCGGCGGGTGTTTGATTCTGTCGTGGTTTGTAGAATACCTTGCAGAACTCCTCGACCTCGGCCTTGTAGTAGACCTGGTGTCCGTCCAATTTGGCCTGAAGCTCGTAAAGCTGCTTCGGCTCCGCCCTTTCGCCGATGATCGTTTGCTCGTAGTAGGGCTGGAAGGCCTTCAGTATCTCTTCTGGTTCGTTGACGAAGTCGAGAACAAAGGTATCTTCCTTGCCCGGATGGGTGCGGTTAAGCCGTGAGAGGGTTTGGACCGCCTGGATTCCTGCGAGCCTTTTGTCCACGTACATAGTGTGAAGAAGCGGCTGGTCGAATCCGGTCTGGTATTTCTCCGCCACGAGCAACACCTGGTACTCTTCTGTCCCGAAACGTTCCGGTAGTTCCTTTTCCCGGATGCCTTTGTTCATACCGACTTCCGTATACTCCACGCCGGGAGCATCCGGATCGATCACCGTGCCGGAGAAGGCAACCAACGTTTTGATTCCCGTGTACCCTTTCTCGGAGATGTACTTATCGAATGCCTGCTTGTACTTCACCGCGTGCAATCGGCTGGAGGTGACCACCATCGCCTTCGCCTTTCCACCGATCTTGTGCATGGTGAAGTGGCGGAAATGCTCGACCATGACCTCGGTTTTCTGGGCGATGTTGTGCGGGTGGAGACTCATGAAGCGGGCGAGCGCCCTTGCAGCCTTGCGCTTGTCCACCTTGGGATCGTCTTCGATGGACTTGATCAGTCGGTAATACGTCTTGTAGGTCGTATAATTCTGGAGCACGTCGAGGATGAAACCCTCGTCGATGGCCTGACGCATGCTGTAAAGATGAAAGGGTTGTGGCTTGCCATCCGCGCCGAGAGTGCCAAAGACCTCCAACGTTCTGTACTTGGGTGTCGCGGTGAAGGCGAAAAAGCTGATATTGGGCTGGTGGCCGCGCTTGGCCATGGTCTTGAGGATTTCCTCTTCGTAGTCGGGCAGCCCTTCTTCCTCGGCCTTCGCTCTGGCCTCTTCCTTGATGGCCGCTCCGGCGAGCACACCCTTAAGTTCGGTCGCCGTCTCGCCGCCCTGCGAACTGTGCGCCTCATCAACCACCACCGCGTACCGGCGCATGGGCAAATCTCCCATCTTCTCGGTGACAAAAGGGAACTTCTGGAGCGTCGTGATCACCACCGGCACACCAGACCCGAGGGCCTCTGCCAACTGGGTCGAGTTGATGTCGATCTTCTGGACCACGCCCTGCTTGTGCTCGAACTGATAGATGGTGTTCTGGAGCTGCTGGTCGAGGACTACCCGGTCGGTAACCACGATGATCGAGTCGAAGACCTTTTCGTCTTTTTCGGTGTAGAGGCTGGCGAGCCGATGAGCCAGCCAGGCAATGGAGTTGGACTTGCCGCTGCCGGCGGAGTGCTGAACGAGGTAATTCGTTCCGGTGCCTCGTCCGCGTGCGTCCGCCACGAGTTTCCGCACACAATCGAGCTGGTGGTAGCGCGGGAAAATCATCGTCTCCCGCTTCACTTTTTTACCGCCGAGCTGCTTCTCCTCGATCTGGAGATGAATGAACCTCGCCAGGATGTCGAGAAAGCTGTGCCGCTCCAGGACCTCTTCCCAGAGGTAGGCGGTTTTATAGCTACCAGGATTCTCCGGGTTGCCTGCGCCGCCTCCGCAGCCCTTGTTGAAAGGGAGAAAATAGGTGCTGCGACCGGAAAGCCGTGTGGCCATGTAAACTTTGTCTGTGTCCACGGCGAAATGAACCAGCGTGCGCTTCTTGAACTGGAAGATCGGGTCCGCCGGGTCGCGGTCATTCTTGTACTGTGTGATCGCATGCCGCCAAGTCTGAGCGGTCATGGGGTTCTTGAGCTCCAGCGTGGAGACAGGGATGCCATTCAAGGCCAGGGTCACATCGAGGGTATTGCCATGCTTGGCGGAGTAGCGAAGCTGACGGGTCACCGTGAGCCGATTGGCCGTATAAAGCTTCTGAGTATCCGGGTTCATCCTGCTCGCCGGGGCGAAGTAGGCCACGCGAAACAGCTTTCCAAAGCATTTGAACCCGTGTCGCAGGACGGAGAGACATCCCTCGTGGTCGGAATTGAGCGCTCGGCAGAGGTCGTCCAGCAGAATGTCTTCGGCTTTCTCCTTTTGGAGGTTCGAAAGGTACTCCCATTCTTTGGGCTGAGTTGCCTGGATAAAGGCGATCAAATCGGCAGGAAACAGGGCCCGGACCGGGTCGAACGCTTCCCGGTCGCCTTTCTCGTAGCCGCCTGCCGCGGTCAAGTGGTGTTCGATGGCGGTTTCAAAGGCGTATTCGGTGTGTTGACCCGGCATCAGGAGACCTCCTTGCGGACATCTATCCTGCCCAACACCGCTGCAGAAACGAGGGCAGTGCGATACTCGACTAGAAGTTTGATTAATCGTGCGAATAATCCTGGCCCATTCACATCCTCCCGTATGCCCGAAATCAGGGCATTGATTTTGGTGGTCTCTCGACGAAGGAAATCAGCAATGATGCGTTGTTCCTCCAGTGGCGGAAGGGGAAACAAGGCACTGGTGATCGCATCGATTGAAAGCCCAAACCGCGTGATACCATTAGCTCGCACTCTAAACTGATCTCTTATTGCATGTGACGCGAAGGCCCTAAACAAGTATTCACCGTACAGCACCTTTATGTCTGAACGAACGAGCGCCAGATGGTAACCACATAG
Proteins encoded in this region:
- a CDS encoding radical SAM protein codes for the protein MPPQLGLLSGFAAGLISLANYVVARLPAVHVEIIDLSEQSLDSVSCILDKTLSQTQRDRVFVGITATTASYQSALKISQILKNRHPKTCVVLGGHHASADYKTILARHNDIIDLIVVGEGERPLCELIEKYPAIDTVSSLAFCLNGEVHRTQTADQLTQAELDSIPITYGDNGLIGTPGKFDHVTYVSARGCPLQCAFCAVGNDRIRAKSIPAVIRDIDALLEMGFSRIAIEDNFFAHSPKRTRDLCSALAAVKERRNGAFAWDCQTRVESLVRTGTIGLMAKAGCDAVYIGVESFNPDHLAYLNKTAQPDKYLRQLMNQVIPSLLAAGVDCYLNMQFGIPGETTEHQRHTLSVLERLGSLAVNHDRRITIFPQLHVVYPGTVHSLSGVREGRFAEDVFESFTEWESRELPILFWLGEHFAHGTGGIPEGIIKSELLRAGHFEIDSNAVFSILDTLRTIEGIPGLGVFHYGKYLVPKPAREQGCLVC
- a CDS encoding restriction endonuclease subunit S — its product is MRYSEYRPSGFEWIGDIPSHWGMRRLKFIAGIRNSNVDKKSEDNEHPVRLCNYVDVYYNEYITGDIDFMAATASGDEIRRFSLRHEDVLITKDSEMWNDIAVPAFVDEQIEGVLCGYHLALVRSDIKVLYGEYLFRAFASHAIRDQFRVRANGITRFGLSIDAITSALFPLPPLEEQRIIADFLRRETTKINALISGIREDVNGPGLFARLIKLLVEYRTALVSAAVLGRIDVRKEVS
- a CDS encoding type I restriction endonuclease: MPGQHTEYAFETAIEHHLTAAGGYEKGDREAFDPVRALFPADLIAFIQATQPKEWEYLSNLQKEKAEDILLDDLCRALNSDHEGCLSVLRHGFKCFGKLFRVAYFAPASRMNPDTQKLYTANRLTVTRQLRYSAKHGNTLDVTLALNGIPVSTLELKNPMTAQTWRHAITQYKNDRDPADPIFQFKKRTLVHFAVDTDKVYMATRLSGRSTYFLPFNKGCGGGAGNPENPGSYKTAYLWEEVLERHSFLDILARFIHLQIEEKQLGGKKVKRETMIFPRYHQLDCVRKLVADARGRGTGTNYLVQHSAGSGKSNSIAWLAHRLASLYTEKDEKVFDSIIVVTDRVVLDQQLQNTIYQFEHKQGVVQKIDINSTQLAEALGSGVPVVITTLQKFPFVTEKMGDLPMRRYAVVVDEAHSSQGGETATELKGVLAGAAIKEEARAKAEEEGLPDYEEEILKTMAKRGHQPNISFFAFTATPKYRTLEVFGTLGADGKPQPFHLYSMRQAIDEGFILDVLQNYTTYKTYYRLIKSIEDDPKVDKRKAARALARFMSLHPHNIAQKTEVMVEHFRHFTMHKIGGKAKAMVVTSSRLHAVKYKQAFDKYISEKGYTGIKTLVAFSGTVIDPDAPGVEYTEVGMNKGIREKELPERFGTEEYQVLLVAEKYQTGFDQPLLHTMYVDKRLAGIQAVQTLSRLNRTHPGKEDTFVLDFVNEPEEILKAFQPYYEQTIIGERAEPKQLYELQAKLDGHQVYYKAEVEEFCKVFYKPRQNQTPADHARMNACIDPAVNRYNGLEEEVREEFRKTLVAFRNLYSFMSQVIPFQDSDLEKLYSYVRFLLTKLPRDNRGPIYNFDDDVALKFYRLQKIGEGSIVMEPGARYEVSGPTSVGTGVARGDEIELSKLIDLLNERFGTEFKPGDQLFFESIREDAVADSSLRQAALANTMENFGYVFRKALEGLFIDRMEQNEEITAKFMNEDQFREAVSQHLLKEVYEKIREEAEAANDK
- a CDS encoding ATP-binding protein codes for the protein MKELIFISSVQKELADERKVLRDFILGNRLFSRYFDVFLFEDLPAKDRRPDNLYLDKVDECSIFLALYAKEYGWEDPKDGISPTEREFNLATDLSKHRLIFLRNVGNGKLHPKMEALTTKAKNQLTYKRFSSSADLTSLVYNSLIEYLEDRCIIQNKPFDAAVCPGATLSDVSTEKIRWFLRTARQERNLNLSTTASPEQTLTHLKILEDGKLSNAAVLLFSRDPQKCATSAVVKCALFHGLEVAKPIPSHQVFEGTLFDQVDSAVDFVMGKLDRTVGTRKSGARAPVKYEVPKEAVAEIIVNAVAHRDYTSSASVQVFVFSDRIEVSNPGRLPKGLTPEHLTKPHSSEPANPLIARPLYLAHYIESLGTGTLDVIRLFHEANLPAPEFAQRGNQFVVTLWRDWLTEDALNKLDITDRQREAVQHVKKAGKITNSEYQDLVGVARKTAARDLDGLVEKGVLDRIGAKRGAHYVLAGRK
- a CDS encoding DEAD/DEAH box helicase family protein; this translates as MTNEEIARFFNDTRAFIQGNPDLRDPQVEGWFRTRQHFRNSSEHAILQIPVGCGKTGLMALLPFETAQGRVLVIAPNLEIRRGISTAFDVAGRECFWTSTRVLTDVSHGPFTAVLDGQDANIHDCENSHIVVTNIQQLASRADRWLPAFPDDFFDLVLVDEGHHNVARSWERVFERFPNAKVVSLTATPFRGDGREISGERVYAYPFRTAMVRGYIKQITAVNVAPQEISFTYRGDARQHTLEEVLQLRDEEWFSRGVALAPECNRSIVDASIQWLQHLRETGTFHQMIAVACSVDHSRQVRSLYAERGLQAREIHSNMPADEIEDVLQDLRRGRIDCIVQVRMLGEGFDHPNLSVAAIFQPFRSLSPYVQFIGRVMRVIHQNNPQHPDNRGVAVSHVGLNIDRHWDDFRRIDQEDQNLIQGWLEAGDERPPADEPGRRRRLTPDMVVQNEIISHFIEQEYLDPMDDAVIDDLVEEFRRRGLDPEALGLSRENLRQRLIQARTRENMEPREIPVTPQRRRQEARRRLNERSRALASRILNALGASINGRNIVMAYPELRSANNYAAVIMIVNGAVNERLESEGGTRGEIPLERLEEVLDQIDQIGDSVQAQIQERLSRR